A region of the Muricauda sp. MAR_2010_75 genome:
AAACTGTTTTATTACTAGGTCAAAGTAATTATGAACATATCCCAGAGATATCACAAAATCATCAAATCTTCATTGCCCAGATACAGAAAGTAGTTTACGGATTATGGCAAGTTGAATTAGGGCCAAATAAACTTCTTCTATGATTTGGTGATTTTTTCGTGATGTTTTTAGCGTTACTTCGCTTCAAATTGTCTGTTGCCAATTCGGGCAATAGCAAAAAAATAAATTTTGAAAATTACGCATCTCCTGTTTTATTTTCTTTTTAGCCTTATTGGCGTGAGCGATAATGTTTCCGAGCGATACGTCAAGGAATTTTACCCATCGGGTATACTTAAATACGAGGGTTGGGTAAAGGAAAATGATAAAGTACGATACTGGAAATATTATTATTCCAACGGGACCCTTATGAAAAAAGGTCACTATAAAAACAATAGTAAGACGGGATATTGGTATTTCTATGGCAGTAATGGGGCTCTGGAAATGGAGGGGCATTTTATTAAAGGGAAAATGGAGCATTGGTGGCTGTTTTATGATGCGCGAGGTACCATTGATCACAAATGCCAACTGACCAAAGGTGTAAAGGACGGCTATTGTTTGCGCTATGAGAATGAAAAATTAATTTCAGCGGAAAAGTATAATAAAGGGGAGAAGGTTAATGAGTGGTACGATCTCTACAGTTTTAAGAAGGATAATGATCTTTCCAAATTAAGATAAATCAACTTTGATTTCGCCAAGAAATCGCTTTAAACAGCACCGTAAATTGGTAGTTCAAAGCTGAATTCTGTTCCTTCATTTGGGTTGCTCAGTACAGTGATCTCACTATCATGAATATCCATGATTTTTTTTACGATGGCCAGCCCCAATCCAGAACCTTCCTTTTCTTTTCCAATTTTGGTTTGCCTGTACCGTTCAAAGATCAATGCCTGACTTTCTTTATCAATGCCTGGTCCTGAATCTTGGATGACTATTTCCACATGGGTTTCCAGGGGGATTATCTTCATCACGATCTCACCGTTTTCGGGGGTAAATTTTAGAGCGTTGTCCATCAGGTTTTGAATGGCCCGTTCCACTAATGAAATATCTGCAAAAACCAACGGAATGTCATCTGACATGGATAGTCTCAGAGTGATGTTCTTATTTTTGGCCAGCATGGAATAGTTCCCATGGATGTCATTGGCCAGTTCACCGATCAGGAACGGTTCTTTCTGCGGCTGAATTTGGTTTGATTCCAGTTTGGAATATTCAAACAATTGCGAAATTAATTTGGAGAGTCGTTCGCTGCCCGAAGAAATTATTTTTAAATATCCTTTCTGCTCTTCAACGGATAGCTGGTCATTTTTCATGTGCAAGGTTTCAATATAGCCTTGAACAACAGAAAGAGGCGTTCTAAGATCATGCGAGATATTTGCGATCAACTCCTGTCTTAGTTGGTCTATGGATTTTATTTTTTCAATATCCGAAAGAATGGTATCGGCCATGCTATTAAAAGTGGTGGCCACATTGGCCAAATCCGTGTTATCTGCATTTTCAATTCGATATTTTAAATCCCCTTCCTGAAAGCGCTTGGCCGCGTAAATGATTTTTCTAAGGCTTCGTGTGAGGTGCCAAATGGCTAGTATGCCCAGAAAAGTTGAAAAAAAGAGGGTGAGTAAAGAACCTCCAAGACCTATATGCATCAAATACCCATTGAACAAATCGCTTCGCGCCGCTAAGAAATCTTCTCCCGCCAGAATGATGTATACATATCCTTTGTGCCCATTTTGGTTGAACTCTGCTGCAGAAAAAATGGTTTGGTGGGTTAAATCTTTGGGGTCTTGACCCAATATATAGTTGCGTCCATCGTCTTTTATGAATTTGTGTATGGGAGCGAGATCAATTTTTTTTTGATTGGTCTCAGGGATATTATGATCTAAAACCACAGAGTATTGCACATACCCTTGATCATCCAATAGATATACTTCAATGGCCCTGTTTACCGCCATCATATTGTGCATAATATCCCCAAAAAGCACTTTGTTTACCGTTCCGTTGGAATCGAAAGGTTTGGTGTTGCTGAATTTTTCGGCAACAAGATCTTTAGCTAGACTTGCATTTAACCGTTGTGTGGTTTCGTAGAAATATTGATTTGAGAAGTAAATTGAGGTGACGGTGTATCCAATCCCTGCCATTAGGATGATGGTAAAAAAGGTAAGTATCAACTTAACAACAAACTTGGTGGTAAGTACTTTACGGGTTCCCATTTTGTAGCAATTAGGCTTTAACAAGCTCTTCATTAAACTTATAGCCAACACCCCATGTGGTTAAAATATACCTGGGCTTGCCCATATCGGGTTCTATCTTGGATCTAAGCCTATTGATGTGTGAATTCACTGTGTGCTCATAGCCACGAAAATCATACCCCCATATCATGTTCAATAATTTAGAACGGTCGTAACTTTTGCCGGGGTTGGATGACAGTAGTACCAGCAATTCAAATTCCTTGGGGGAAAGTTCCACTTTTTCACCCTTTAAAAGCACCTTTCGCATTTCAATATCAATGAGCAGGGTCTCAAACTGTAGTATTTTATTGTTATGCAAGGTCTGTTCAAGGTTATCCAATTTCTGGCGTCTAAAAATGGCCTTGACCCTGGCAATGAATTCCCGAACACTAAAGGGTTTGGTAAGGTAATCATCTGCTCCAACCTCAAGGCCCAGGACCTTGTCTATTTCTTCAGATCTTGAAGTAAGCATCATAACGGGGGTAGTGATGTTGTTTGCCCTTAATTTTTGACATATTTCAATGCCATCCATTTCTGGGAGCATAACATCCAAGATGATGAGGTCGGGATTTTTTTTCAATGCTCTGCTGAGACCTGCAATTCCATTGGTCTCGTTTATAACATCGCACCCTAAGTCCTTTAGATGTATTTGTAGTAAACGAACAATTTCAAGATCATCCTCAACTATAAGTACATTTTTCATGGCTTAACCTACTTTTTAATGGTGGAATGGATGTTTTA
Encoded here:
- a CDS encoding toxin-antitoxin system YwqK family antitoxin — encoded protein: MKITHLLFYFLFSLIGVSDNVSERYVKEFYPSGILKYEGWVKENDKVRYWKYYYSNGTLMKKGHYKNNSKTGYWYFYGSNGALEMEGHFIKGKMEHWWLFYDARGTIDHKCQLTKGVKDGYCLRYENEKLISAEKYNKGEKVNEWYDLYSFKKDNDLSKLR
- a CDS encoding response regulator transcription factor, translated to MKNVLIVEDDLEIVRLLQIHLKDLGCDVINETNGIAGLSRALKKNPDLIILDVMLPEMDGIEICQKLRANNITTPVMMLTSRSEEIDKVLGLEVGADDYLTKPFSVREFIARVKAIFRRQKLDNLEQTLHNNKILQFETLLIDIEMRKVLLKGEKVELSPKEFELLVLLSSNPGKSYDRSKLLNMIWGYDFRGYEHTVNSHINRLRSKIEPDMGKPRYILTTWGVGYKFNEELVKA
- a CDS encoding cell wall metabolism sensor histidine kinase WalK, yielding MGTRKVLTTKFVVKLILTFFTIILMAGIGYTVTSIYFSNQYFYETTQRLNASLAKDLVAEKFSNTKPFDSNGTVNKVLFGDIMHNMMAVNRAIEVYLLDDQGYVQYSVVLDHNIPETNQKKIDLAPIHKFIKDDGRNYILGQDPKDLTHQTIFSAAEFNQNGHKGYVYIILAGEDFLAARSDLFNGYLMHIGLGGSLLTLFFSTFLGILAIWHLTRSLRKIIYAAKRFQEGDLKYRIENADNTDLANVATTFNSMADTILSDIEKIKSIDQLRQELIANISHDLRTPLSVVQGYIETLHMKNDQLSVEEQKGYLKIISSGSERLSKLISQLFEYSKLESNQIQPQKEPFLIGELANDIHGNYSMLAKNKNITLRLSMSDDIPLVFADISLVERAIQNLMDNALKFTPENGEIVMKIIPLETHVEIVIQDSGPGIDKESQALIFERYRQTKIGKEKEGSGLGLAIVKKIMDIHDSEITVLSNPNEGTEFSFELPIYGAV